From one uncultured Paludibacter sp. genomic stretch:
- the udk gene encoding Uridine kinase: MLIIGIAGGTGSGKTTVVRKILERLPEGEVVVLPQDSYYKDSSYLPLEERLEMNFDHPDSIEWELLIKHLDELRKGNTIEQPIYSYLTCTRAEETIPVKPCKVVIVEGILILTNSKLRKMLDLKVFVDADADDRLIRVIXRDIVERGRSVNRVMERYEHTVKPMHLQFIEPTKRFADLIIPQGGNNHVAIDILTKYIENRLG, from the coding sequence ATGTTAATTATCGGAATTGCAGGTGGAACTGGCTCTGGAAAAACCACCGTAGTGCGCAAAATTTTAGAACGTCTCCCCGAAGGAGAAGTAGTGGTGCTTCCACAAGATTCATATTACAAAGACAGCAGTTATTTACCATTAGAAGAACGGTTGGAAATGAATTTTGATCATCCTGATTCCATTGAATGGGAATTGCTTATAAAGCATTTGGATGAACTGAGAAAAGGAAATACCATTGAACAACCGATTTATTCCTATTTAACGTGTACGCGTGCCGAAGAAACAATTCCGGTAAAACCATGTAAAGTGGTAATTGTAGAAGGAATATTAATTCTTACCAATTCAAAACTTCGTAAAATGTTGGATTTAAAGGTGTTTGTAGATGCTGATGCCGATGACCGATTGATACGCGTTATAAANCGGGATATTGTAGAACGCGGACGTTCNGTAAATCGTGTAATGGAACGCTATGAACATACGGTAAAACCGATGCATTTACAGTTTATTGAACCTACAAAACGTTTTGCCGATTTAATTATTCCTCAAGGCGGAAACAATCACGTTGCTATTGATATTCTAACTAAATATATTGAAAACCGACTTGGTTGA
- a CDS encoding Outer membrane assembly lipoprotein YfiO has protein sequence MKKYLFLVAAVSFLFVSCTQYQKIIKSTDNELKYDKAVEYFHAKKYAKAIGLFDDITPAFRGTDRSELILNYLGQSYLGQKDYFSASEYYKTYIKSYPRGRFIQEAKYMVGYCYYKDSPDSRLDQEATYKAIDAFQNYLDEFPDSERAKDAVKLLDELNNKLAKKYYQNAKLYYNLGTYLGNNYSSAVITAENGLKKYPSNIYREDFLILILQSKYQEALLSLDERKEERYQAVIDEYYNYYNEFPQGKFIKDANKILQEAKKAVKE, from the coding sequence ATGAAAAAATATCTTTTCCTGGTAGCAGCGGTTAGCTTTTTATTTGTTTCTTGTACTCAATATCAGAAAATTATTAAAAGTACTGATAATGAATTGAAATATGATAAAGCCGTAGAGTATTTTCACGCAAAAAAATATGCAAAAGCTATCGGGCTTTTCGATGATATAACTCCTGCATTTAGAGGAACAGACCGTTCTGAATTGATTCTGAATTATTTAGGACAATCGTATCTCGGTCAGAAAGATTATTTTTCAGCATCGGAATATTATAAAACATACATAAAATCTTATCCGCGCGGACGCTTTATTCAGGAAGCCAAATATATGGTAGGATATTGCTATTATAAAGATTCGCCGGATTCGCGTTTAGACCAAGAAGCAACATACAAAGCGATTGATGCTTTTCAGAATTATCTGGATGAATTCCCTGATAGCGAGCGGGCAAAAGACGCCGTAAAACTTTTAGACGAATTAAATAATAAATTAGCGAAGAAGTATTACCAAAACGCCAAGTTGTATTATAATTTAGGCACTTATTTGGGAAATAATTATAGCTCAGCAGTAATTACGGCAGAAAACGGATTGAAAAAATATCCTTCAAATATTTACCGTGAAGATTTTTTAATTTTAATTTTGCAGTCGAAATATCAGGAAGCGCTGCTTAGTTTGGATGAGAGAAAAGAAGAACGTTATCAAGCGGTAATTGATGAGTATTATAATTATTACAATGAATTTCCACAAGGAAAATTTATAAAAGATGCCAATAAAATATTGCAAGAAGCAAAAAAAGCAGTAAAAGAATAA
- a CDS encoding Iron sulfur-containing domain, CDGSH-type yields MANDFVIKXTKGGPYIITGKLKLVLPSGEEKEQSGTTALCRCGHSKNKPFCDGSHMKYEFDE; encoded by the coding sequence ATGGCAAATGATTTTGTAATAAAGNTAACTAAAGGCGGTCCTTATATTATTACCGGCAAGTTAAAATTGGTTTTGCCTTCAGGTGAAGAAAAAGAACAGAGCGGAACAACTGCTTTGTGTCGGTGCGGACATAGCAAAAATAAACCGTTTTGCGATGGCTCGCATATGAAATATGAGTTTGATGAATAA
- a CDS encoding Metallo-beta-lactamase superfamily hydrolase: MDRLRFRSLASGSSGNCYFIGNSSYGILIDAGVGVRSIRRFLRTMGLDFQHIWGVFVTHDHTDHIKAVGVLGEKHNIPVYTTRKIHEGINRNYCVTQKLSGSQRFIEIGDTIEIGDILIKSFPVSHDASESVGFSVNYKGKTAVFATDLGYICESATKHLSEADYLILEANYDDEMLANGPYPYYLQKRIKADTGHLSNMQTAMFLAENFTERWKYIFLCHLSKENNLPEIAYNTIKEHFRNNLIDTEEKLQIIPLERISPSPLYIFD, translated from the coding sequence ATGGACAGATTACGGTTTAGAAGTTTGGCGAGTGGCAGTAGCGGGAATTGTTATTTTATTGGAAACTCATCGTATGGAATTTTGATTGATGCGGGAGTAGGAGTGAGGTCAATACGTCGTTTTTTGCGTACAATGGGACTGGATTTTCAGCATATTTGGGGAGTTTTTGTAACGCACGATCACACTGACCATATTAAAGCCGTAGGTGTACTGGGGGAAAAACATAATATACCGGTTTATACTACACGTAAAATTCACGAAGGAATTAATCGGAATTATTGTGTTACTCAAAAACTTTCCGGCTCGCAACGGTTTATTGAAATAGGAGATACAATAGAAATAGGAGATATTTTAATAAAATCGTTTCCTGTTTCGCACGATGCAAGTGAAAGTGTTGGATTTTCAGTGAATTACAAAGGGAAAACAGCGGTGTTTGCCACCGATTTGGGCTATATTTGCGAAAGTGCAACAAAACACTTGTCAGAAGCGGATTATTTGATTTTAGAAGCTAACTACGATGATGAAATGCTTGCTAACGGACCTTATCCGTATTATTTGCAAAAGCGAATTAAAGCCGATACGGGACATTTGAGCAATATGCAAACAGCCATGTTTTTAGCCGAAAATTTTACTGAACGATGGAAATATATTTTTCTTTGTCATTTGAGTAAGGAAAATAATTTGCCCGAAATTGCGTATAATACTATAAAAGAGCATTTCAGGAATAATTTAATAGATACAGAAGAAAAGTTGCAGATTATTCCACTCGAAAGAATTTCGCCATCGCCGTTGTATATTTTTGATTAG
- the coaBC gene encoding Coenzyme A biosynthesis bifunctional protein CoaBC (Includes: Phosphopantothenoylcysteine decarboxylase; Phosphopantothenate--cysteine ligase): MLQGKKILLGITGSIAAYKSAVLVRELVKKGAEVKVIMTPLAKEFITPLTMATLSQNPILVDFFNPENGDWNSHVDLGIWADAYVIAPATANSIAKMTYGIADNLLLTTYLSSRAPVFIAPAMDLDMFAHPTTQENIKKLEEKGCHLIYPASGFLASGLEGKGRMEEPENIAAVIDDFFTPKPLKGKKVLITAGPTYENIDPVRFIGNYSTGKMGFALAETCALQGAEVTLISGPVQLKVKHKNIKRIDVKSGDEMFEKAMENFVNVDIAILCAAVADFKPKEESELKIKHGKDNLTIELIPNKDIAKALGEMKKPNQKLVGFALETNDEEQNAVGKMERKNFDFIVLNSLNDKNAGFGFDTNKITILHHKGEKKSFELKSKEKVAEDIVNELIKL, translated from the coding sequence ATGTTACAAGGGAAAAAAATTTTATTAGGCATAACAGGAAGCATTGCTGCGTACAAATCGGCAGTGCTCGTGCGTGAGTTGGTAAAAAAAGGGGCAGAGGTGAAAGTAATTATGACTCCTTTGGCAAAGGAATTTATTACGCCGCTCACTATGGCAACTTTGTCGCAAAATCCAATTTTAGTGGATTTCTTCAATCCTGAAAATGGAGATTGGAACAGCCATGTAGATTTAGGAATTTGGGCTGACGCTTATGTTATTGCTCCCGCTACAGCAAATTCCATTGCAAAAATGACGTACGGAATAGCTGATAATTTGCTTTTGACCACATATTTATCTTCACGCGCTCCGGTTTTTATTGCGCCCGCTATGGATTTGGATATGTTTGCACATCCTACCACGCAAGAAAATATTAAGAAATTAGAAGAAAAAGGATGTCATTTAATTTATCCTGCCAGTGGATTTTTAGCAAGCGGGTTGGAAGGAAAAGGACGAATGGAAGAACCGGAAAATATTGCTGCCGTAATAGATGATTTTTTTACACCAAAACCGTTAAAAGGTAAAAAAGTGTTGATTACGGCAGGTCCTACATACGAAAACATCGATCCTGTACGTTTTATCGGTAATTATTCCACAGGAAAAATGGGTTTTGCATTGGCGGAAACGTGCGCTTTGCAAGGCGCGGAAGTAACGCTTATTTCCGGTCCGGTTCAGTTGAAAGTGAAACATAAAAATATCAAGCGGATTGACGTAAAATCGGGAGATGAAATGTTTGAGAAAGCGATGGAAAATTTTGTAAATGTTGATATTGCTATTTTATGTGCGGCGGTGGCAGATTTCAAACCGAAGGAAGAAAGCGAATTGAAAATCAAACACGGAAAAGATAATTTGACAATTGAATTAATTCCTAATAAAGATATTGCAAAAGCGTTAGGTGAAATGAAAAAACCAAACCAAAAGTTGGTGGGTTTTGCACTTGAAACCAACGATGAAGAACAAAACGCTGTGGGAAAAATGGAGCGGAAGAATTTTGATTTTATTGTTTTGAATTCGTTAAACGATAAAAATGCAGGCTTTGGTTTCGATACTAATAAAATTACCATTCTTCATCATAAGGGTGAAAAGAAAAGTTTTGAATTAAAATCGAAAGAGAAAGTGGCGGAAGATATTGTGAATGAGCTAATTAAATTGTAA
- a CDS encoding hypothetical protein (Evidence 5 : Unknown function), whose translation MATIKHFEDLEIWQKARELCRFVKILTEKDKFCRDFTLKDQILKETSEISEKIGKLIKYLKNSDYKGNKFKRNDNN comes from the coding sequence ATGGCAACAATAAAACATTTTGAGGATTTAGAAATTTGGCAAAAAGCAAGAGAACTTTGTAGATTTGTTAAAATATTGACTGAAAAAGATAAATTTTGCAGAGACTTTACATTGAAAGACCAAATTCTGAAAGAAACCTCTGAAATATCGGAAAAAATCGGAAAACTTATCAAATATCTTAAAAACTCTGATTATAAAGGAAATAAGTTCAAAAGAAACGATAATAACTAA
- a CDS encoding conserved hypothetical protein (Evidence 4 : Unknown function but conserved in other organisms) → MQRSCLGRHEVQNIKNTSNKIMKKIFLVIFLFSISYGLFAQELNCNVQINSSKIQGSNKSVFNTLQKSMNEFLNNRRWTDLSFEKNERIECSINIIVNAVDGNNYTTEMIIQARRPVYNSSYNSTLLNFKDNTFNFTYKEFDPLEFAENDVNSSLTATLAYYAYLIIGFDMDSFSRLGGTPYFQQAENIVNQAQSKDWAGWKAFENSKNRYALINNIMDEAFKKFREYFYEYHRLGLDMMTDNTTNGRAKIAEGIQVLRDANRARPSAILISSFLDAKNDELINIFKQGTTEEKDKAIEILTDVNPAAANRYEEINKK, encoded by the coding sequence ATGCAACGCAGTTGCTTAGGGAGGCATGAAGTGCAAAACATAAAAAACACATCCAACAAAATTATGAAAAAAATCTTTTTAGTAATATTTTTATTTTCAATAAGTTACGGATTATTTGCACAGGAACTGAATTGTAACGTGCAAATAAATTCATCTAAAATTCAGGGTTCAAACAAAAGCGTATTTAACACGCTGCAAAAATCAATGAATGAGTTTTTGAACAATCGTCGTTGGACAGATTTGAGCTTTGAGAAAAATGAACGGATTGAATGTTCGATAAATATCATTGTAAATGCAGTAGATGGCAATAATTACACCACTGAAATGATTATTCAGGCGCGCCGACCTGTTTATAATTCATCTTATAATTCCACTCTTCTTAATTTTAAGGATAATACATTTAATTTCACTTACAAAGAGTTTGATCCGCTTGAATTTGCTGAAAACGATGTAAATTCAAGTTTAACGGCAACATTGGCTTATTATGCCTATTTGATTATTGGTTTCGATATGGATTCTTTCTCCCGTTTGGGAGGAACTCCTTATTTTCAGCAGGCGGAAAATATCGTGAATCAGGCACAAAGCAAAGATTGGGCAGGATGGAAAGCGTTTGAAAATAGTAAAAACCGTTATGCGTTGATAAACAACATTATGGATGAAGCGTTTAAGAAATTTCGCGAGTATTTTTATGAGTATCACCGACTTGGATTGGATATGATGACGGATAATACAACAAACGGTCGCGCAAAAATAGCCGAAGGAATTCAGGTACTTCGCGATGCAAACCGTGCGCGTCCTTCCGCAATTCTTATCAGTTCTTTTTTAGATGCCAAAAACGATGAATTAATCAATATCTTCAAACAAGGCACTACAGAAGAAAAGGACAAAGCCATTGAAATTTTAACCGATGTAAATCCTGCTGCCGCAAACCGATATGAAGAAATAAATAAGAAATAG
- a CDS encoding ApbE family lipoprotein (fragment) gives MRTDTDFEEMYAVAKKVSEKTDGAFDITVAPLVNAWGFGYGNHNHSIKPNVDTIMPFVGYKKIKLENHCLIKEDKRTCLDANALAPGQASDVIAKLLEEKGSENYLIEIGGEINCKGLNPKGEKWRIGIDKPVDDPANENEELQAILEITNVSLATSGNYRDYYYQDGKKYSHTVNPHTGLTVEHGLLSVTVIAPTCIEADAYATACMVLGIEGSLKLCESVPNLECYLIYADKNGQYKTVQTKGFEKYFVK, from the coding sequence GTGAGAACCGATACGGATTTTGAAGAGATGTACGCCGTAGCGAAAAAAGTATCGGAAAAAACTGACGGTGCATTTGATATTACCGTGGCGCCTTTGGTTAATGCTTGGGGATTTGGTTATGGTAATCACAATCATTCTATAAAACCCAATGTAGATACAATAATGCCTTTTGTTGGGTATAAAAAAATAAAACTGGAAAATCATTGTCTGATAAAAGAAGATAAACGTACGTGTTTAGATGCAAATGCGCTCGCACCGGGACAAGCATCGGATGTAATTGCGAAATTGCTTGAAGAAAAAGGAAGTGAAAATTACTTGATAGAAATTGGCGGAGAAATAAATTGTAAAGGATTGAATCCGAAAGGAGAAAAATGGCGGATAGGAATAGATAAACCTGTGGATGATCCGGCAAACGAAAATGAAGAGCTACAAGCCATTTTAGAAATAACAAATGTTAGCTTAGCTACTTCCGGCAATTATCGTGATTATTATTATCAGGATGGGAAAAAATATTCACATACTGTTAATCCTCATACAGGACTTACCGTAGAACACGGTTTGCTCAGCGTTACTGTTATTGCGCCAACTTGCATTGAGGCAGACGCTTACGCTACGGCTTGTATGGTGCTCGGGATAGAAGGAAGTTTAAAACTATGTGAATCGGTTCCCAATCTTGAATGCTACCTCATTTATGCCGATAAAAACGGACAATACAAAACGGTACAAACAAAGGGTTTTGAGAAATATTTTGTAAAATAA
- a CDS encoding Undecaprenyl-phosphate mannosyltransferase codes for MSTKLVIIPTYNEKENIENIIRTVFGQEEVFHILVIEDGSPDGTADIVRRLQKEFPSQLFMVERKGKLGLGTAYIAGFKWGLEXGYDYIFEMDADFSHNPKDLVRLYNACANEGADVAIGSRYVSGVNVVNWPIGRVLMSYFASKYVRFVTGMKIADTTAGFKCYRREVLETIDLDKIRFKGYGFQIEMKFTAYKCGFTLKEVPIIFINRELGTSKMSGGIFGEAFLGVIQLKLNSLTKKYPKKKNK; via the coding sequence ATGTCTACAAAACTCGTAATCATTCCTACCTACAACGAAAAGGAAAACATCGAAAACATAATTCGCACGGTTTTCGGTCAGGAAGAAGTTTTTCATATTCTGGTTATTGAAGATGGATCGCCTGATGGAACTGCCGATATTGTAAGAAGGCTTCAAAAAGAATTTCCTTCGCAACTTTTTATGGTTGAACGCAAAGGAAAACTTGGTTTAGGAACGGCTTACATTGCAGGTTTTAAATGGGGATTGGAACANGGTTACGATTATATTTTTGAAATGGACGCTGATTTTTCTCACAATCCGAAAGATTTGGTACGACTTTACAATGCATGCGCCAATGAAGGCGCAGACGTAGCAATCGGTTCAAGATACGTAAGTGGTGTAAATGTTGTAAACTGGCCCATAGGAAGAGTTTTAATGTCGTATTTTGCCTCGAAATACGTTCGTTTTGTTACGGGAATGAAGATTGCAGATACCACTGCCGGATTTAAATGTTATCGCCGGGAGGTGCTGGAAACCATTGATTTAGATAAAATACGTTTCAAAGGATACGGTTTTCAGATAGAAATGAAATTTACCGCTTACAAATGTGGGTTTACATTAAAAGAAGTTCCCATTATTTTTATCAATCGCGAATTGGGAACTTCCAAAATGAGCGGAGGAATTTTCGGGGAAGCATTTTTAGGCGTTATTCAATTGAAATTAAATAGTTTAACTAAAAAATATCCGAAAAAGAAAAATAAGTAA
- a CDS encoding conserved hypothetical protein (Evidence 4 : Unknown function but conserved in other organisms), producing MDYKKLNTPNSTITRDMNSLSENVGNVYETVAIIGKRANQIDAELKNELDKKLQEFASYSDSIEEVFENREQIEISRFYEKMPKATLLATQEFIEDKVFYRNPLKDKLKK from the coding sequence ATGGATTATAAAAAATTAAATACACCTAATTCTACAATTACACGTGATATGAATTCATTGAGTGAAAATGTAGGAAATGTTTACGAAACAGTTGCTATTATAGGCAAACGTGCAAATCAAATAGATGCGGAATTAAAAAACGAATTGGACAAAAAATTACAGGAATTTGCCTCTTATAGCGACAGTATTGAAGAAGTATTTGAAAACCGTGAGCAAATTGAAATTTCACGTTTTTATGAAAAAATGCCTAAAGCAACCCTGCTTGCTACGCAAGAATTCATCGAAGATAAAGTTTTTTATCGTAATCCGTTGAAAGATAAACTGAAAAAATAA
- a CDS encoding DNA repair protein RecN: MLKSLHISNYALINELTIDFDNGFTVLTGETGAGKSIIIGALSLVLGQRADTKVIKEGEVKSVVEALFEIKNYNLQPFFEQNELDYTDVCTVRREITSNGKSRAFINDTPVSLIQLRDLTVHLLDIHSQHENLLLSTENYQLNFVDAVAQNQIELENYQKTYQKWLQEGKNLEKIRKEAEQQTADLDYLQFQFNQLNEANLQENEQKGLEEEQEMLMHVEEIKRELQQADFFLSSEEVNALKLIKDAASGLNRIQSYLTESGEWTERLESILLDLKDIVSEINKAENRMESNPERLNLVEERLSLLYSLQKKFKVENIEQLIELRETFKNRLNRIENYDDLLKEAEKAVVQAEKEMRDASKTLSETRRKISSSIETFLVEKLIALGIPDVRIKVSVEKSDVFNEKGNDIVQLLFSANKNRSLQPISEVASGGEISRVMLAVKSLLVHKSALPTIIFDEIDTGVSGEIASRVGEIMKFMSQDTQVVTITHLPQIAAKGTHHFKVYKDNAAENVTTYISKLSSLEREKEIAQLLSGQQITQAALQNAQELLKN; the protein is encoded by the coding sequence ATGCTTAAATCTCTACATATTTCTAACTACGCTTTAATCAATGAACTGACAATCGATTTCGACAACGGTTTTACTGTTTTAACAGGCGAAACCGGCGCCGGAAAATCCATTATTATTGGAGCGTTGTCGTTAGTGTTGGGACAAAGAGCAGATACAAAAGTGATTAAAGAAGGTGAAGTGAAAAGTGTGGTAGAAGCACTATTTGAAATTAAAAATTACAATTTACAACCTTTTTTTGAACAGAATGAGTTGGATTATACCGATGTTTGCACTGTTCGACGTGAAATTACTTCCAACGGAAAATCCCGCGCATTTATCAACGACACGCCCGTTTCACTCATTCAACTGCGTGATTTAACCGTTCATTTACTCGATATTCATTCCCAGCACGAAAATTTATTACTTTCTACCGAAAATTACCAGTTGAATTTTGTGGATGCGGTGGCGCAAAATCAAATTGAACTGGAAAATTATCAGAAGACTTATCAAAAGTGGTTGCAAGAAGGGAAAAATTTGGAAAAAATACGTAAAGAAGCCGAACAACAAACTGCAGATTTAGATTATTTGCAGTTTCAGTTTAACCAACTGAATGAAGCAAATTTGCAAGAAAACGAACAAAAAGGACTGGAAGAGGAACAGGAAATGCTGATGCACGTGGAAGAAATAAAGCGTGAGCTACAACAAGCTGATTTTTTTCTTTCTTCGGAAGAAGTAAATGCGTTAAAACTCATTAAAGACGCAGCTTCCGGATTAAATCGCATTCAATCTTATTTAACTGAAAGCGGAGAATGGACGGAACGTTTAGAAAGCATATTGCTTGATTTAAAAGACATTGTGTCTGAAATAAACAAAGCCGAAAATCGTATGGAGTCTAATCCTGAACGTTTAAATTTAGTGGAAGAGCGATTGAGTTTGCTTTATTCTTTGCAGAAAAAGTTTAAAGTAGAAAATATAGAACAGTTGATAGAACTTCGCGAAACATTCAAAAATCGCTTAAATCGTATTGAGAATTACGATGATTTGTTGAAGGAAGCAGAAAAAGCAGTAGTTCAAGCAGAAAAAGAAATGCGCGATGCGTCAAAAACGCTTTCGGAAACACGTCGTAAAATCAGTTCCTCTATAGAAACTTTTTTGGTGGAAAAATTAATTGCGTTAGGCATTCCCGATGTAAGAATAAAAGTGTCGGTAGAAAAATCGGATGTGTTTAACGAAAAAGGAAATGATATCGTTCAATTATTATTTTCTGCAAATAAAAATCGTTCACTTCAACCTATTTCAGAAGTTGCTTCTGGAGGTGAAATCTCGCGGGTGATGCTTGCAGTAAAATCATTGTTGGTGCATAAATCAGCATTACCGACTATTATTTTTGATGAAATTGATACAGGCGTTTCGGGTGAAATTGCAAGCAGAGTGGGAGAGATAATGAAATTTATGAGCCAAGACACACAGGTTGTTACAATTACGCATCTTCCGCAAATTGCCGCTAAAGGAACACATCACTTTAAAGTATACAAAGATAATGCGGCAGAAAATGTTACCACTTATATTTCAAAACTTTCTTCTTTGGAAAGAGAAAAAGAAATAGCACAATTGCTTAGCGGACAACAAATTACACAGGCGGCATTGCAAAACGCACAAGAGTTGTTAAAAAATTGA